Below is a window of Camelina sativa cultivar DH55 chromosome 11, Cs, whole genome shotgun sequence DNA.
ttttttgtttatcatttacacaacatgcaaaaaaacaagagaaatgaAAACGTGAAAACGTTACTAAAACACACAATAAATTGTAAACGTAAACTCGTAATAGCctaatacaaacaaaatttcCAATCTAATATCTTACACCTTCACCGTTTAGTGTCTGAATACACTTTATTAACTGTACCTGTCCACCGGGACTAGACTGTGAGACGCTATAGTGCTCCTCGACAGAGATGTTGGTGAAATTTCCACCATCCTCAGATGAACCCATCGTTCTAGAGTTCTTTGAACTTCTTTCTTTGACTGCATTACCTTTCATAATTATCTGTCTTTCGTTTAAATAAGGAAACGGGATGTATGTGGCAATAACAACGGGTCCGTACAACTTCATTTGACACGTGGGCATATAACACTTCACGTGTCCCGTATTTAGCTGCTTAAGCGAGAGTGACCTTTTCGATGTATTGGTGAGACCATactgtatatatacttttggacCTTCAACAACCCCGTAAAGCCTAATTAAACagctccatatatatatatatatatatacgtttttaACAACTTGCATGTTTTTGACGTTAATTGTCTTTagttttggaaagtttttttttttggtcgtcaaaagtaataaaaacaaaaaatgattggATTTTACTGATTATTGATGCAACAAAATCGGATAGGCTTCAATATACATAGGATTGGATCAAAAGCTAATCTTGGTAAAATTGGATACTTGGGACTTCGGCTTTTTATATTacagatttaaaaataaattgcaATTTAATAATATCAAAGAGAAGTGTTGCATGGACTGGAATTGAGTTTATAAGCGGCAGTGACGGATTCAGCAACACCTCCAGGAATAATACTATTGAAAGGAGAATGAGTGAGCTCAGCCTGAACCACAGCTTCTGCATCTTCACTCGTCACTTCTCTATCTCTCGTAACCCTCACATCAATCTCGGCCATAACGTCGCGAAGATTTGTCTTCTCATTTTCGTTTACTATTTCTTTGTTACGAGCTACCGCTCTACTTGCTACAGCGGTTACACCACCACCGTCGCTTTCCAAATCCCCTCCACCGACAGCCCTAGCTTCCACCTCTTTTATGGCAGCCACGTCAGTGGTTTCTACCGGTTTGCGACCTACATTCATGGCCGCCGCTTTGAGAGCTTCTGTCAATGTCGTCGACCTCCCTACAAGTGCTTCAGCCGCCGTTGATATTTCTTCTGTTTGGCCTGCATAGTACTATATCTCATTGCGTTACATGAGAAGAgattaatgaaaagaaaaaaaaacaaaatcaaagtctTACGTTTTTTTATACAATACCTGTCCACGAGAAGTAGATTGGGAGATGCTAAAGTGCTCCTCTACAGATACGTTTGTTAAACTAGCACTAtccttctttgttgttgttgaacccATCGAtcgtttttcactttttttacttcacagtttcttcttttatgttttaaataagaaaacagaaggGACAACAAACAtttgacacatcagcttttaaCAGCCACGTGTCCCATGCTTATGCGACAATTTGACTTTTTACATGCACCAAGTTAGATCTGCGCGATGTTgttctatatattttgaaatatatttgatgttaaaaatatgatttttatttttttagaattatattaataacaaaaactatGGTTTacataatgatatataaatggACTAAAAAAATTACGATGGTTTGTAACTCTGtgtatttatcatttatatttaaGTCGGGTAAATTTAATCGTATAATTGGCTTTTTCTCCTATTACTTGTTATATTGAAGATATATTAGTGcatttattttgtggtgtatttttgtagtttataaatttaatcatctaagtttatatttttttttggtaagaatcatctaagtttatatagtttgtgtttttcttacattattatttgtttgttttcttttgtaaattatcaattctttttaataACAAATCTACGTATGTCAAAGtaaatagacatatttttactttagtttagttttgtgttgttatttaAATACTATACTTATGTTAAATTGTAtacaatttattattatgttaattgtcAAAGTTATAgatgatttagttttctttaatttaaaaaaaattgtttcttgatcttaaatattgtttaatttgtcattggtgttcttatatataaatcttgAGAGACAATGAACCTTTCTTATCACACGCTAAAattcaaatattgcaatcattattatgatttttttttataatacgtAACTGATTTACTCTAGTTTATGTACGCTTCAGTGCTTCACAAAAAGAGTTTATCTTCCAATCACGCTTGAGAGATTattctagaaacaaaaaaactactGACTTGTTGCGCTTACAAAGCTcgagaaataatttatttatttgttttcaatttttcatagtatttatatttacataccattat
It encodes the following:
- the LOC104725842 gene encoding late embryogenesis abundant protein 50-like is translated as MGSTTTKKDSASLTNVSVEEHFSISQSTSRGQYYAGQTEEISTAAEALVGRSTTLTEALKAAAMNVGRKPVETTDVAAIKEVEARAVGGGDLESDGGGVTAVASRAVARNKEIVNENEKTNLRDVMAEIDVRVTRDREVTSEDAEAVVQAELTHSPFNSIIPGGVAESVTAAYKLNSSPCNTSL